The following proteins come from a genomic window of Macrobrachium nipponense isolate FS-2020 chromosome 32, ASM1510439v2, whole genome shotgun sequence:
- the LOC135207557 gene encoding uncharacterized protein LOC135207557, with translation MLIHSAMGPPQVNRIWVTFVTLVALSWTIASPSKGNVVNIEKPYWQPRSLGQVPLKHAAFMEMYYTPDESLDFMDRWNLYISSFDPLGGLDEVYRMKAPGKHLDNITAWNIEVMDKSAYWPNNPDYLPSSIGGSEGVIWTSGFLVPGKELGKLQMYDTTKDPVDGPYNIASLDSKEFSYHRVRWMDMDLDGDLDAVTARFHIPLLGWQTHQLVWFENEGKGFSEGWVEHVLINGPDVHFDFVTLTAEGRTYECIVAGEFLSERISIVWTESETGDWSDPSQVGYRVINENAGQVFDVLVGDFNEDGVQEFIATEYKTDTGFGQVTVYQFPEDFRTGDFPNFIIADGFKPHQSLMGQTMSPGTPKAFYPTAAYAEELAEDGRPHKPYILLSGDDDGKMYILDPATEDRANWTYTKNILTDTQKMTVGKMAHGDIDGDGYEEVIVAGYTVGEIYVYTYAP, from the exons ATGCTTATCCACTCAGCCATGGGACCCCCACAGGTGAACAG GATTTGGGTGACTTTCGTCACTCTCGTAGCACTGTCCTGGACAATAGCATCTCCTTCGAAGGGCAATgttgtcaacatcgagaaacctTACTGGCAACCACGATCCCTGGGACAAGTGCCCTTGAAG caTGCAGCCTTCATGGAGATGTATTACACACCTGACGAATCCCTCGATTTCATGGACAGGTGGAATCTGTACATCTCATCTTTCGACCCCCTTGGCGGT CTTGACGAAGTATACAGAATGAAGGCTCCTGGAAAGCACCTGGACAATATCACTGCCTGGAATATTGAGGTCATGGATAAGTCAGCTTACTGGCCGAATAACCCCGATTATCTGCCCA GTTCCATAGGAGGTTCTGAAGGCGTCATCTGGACTTCAGGATTTCTGGTGCCCGGTAAAGAACTCGGCAAGTTACAAATGTATGACACTACAAAAGATCCCGTGGACGGACCCTATAACATAGCCAGTTTGGACTCG AAAGAATTTTCCTACCACCGGGTCAGGTGGATGGATATGGACCTTGACGGCGACCTTGATGCCGTGACTGCCCGGTTCCACATCCCACTTCTTG GATGGCAAACCCACCAGCTCGTCTGGTTCGAGAACGAGGGCAAAGGATTCTCCGAAGGATGGGTCGAGCACGTCTTAATCAACGGGCCGGACGTCCACTTCGACTTCGTCACGCTGACCGCCGAAGGAAGGACCTACGAATGCATCGTGGCTGGAGAGTTCCTCAGCGAGAGGATATCTATCGTGTGGACGGAGAGCGAGACGGGAGACTGGAGCGATCCTTCTCAG GTAGGCTACAGAGTAATCAACGAGAACGCAGGACAGGTGTTCGACGTCCTCGTGGGCGATTTCAACGAAGATGGCGTGCAGGAATTCATAGCTACCGAATACAAGACGGATACAGGGTTCGGTCAAGTCACTGTCTACCAGTTTCCTGAGGACTTCAG AACGGGTGATTTCCCTAACTTCATCATAGCCGACGGATTCAAACCGCATCAGTCCCTTATGGGGCAAACCATGTCTCCTGGAACGCCAAAAGCTTTCTACCCGACGGCCGCTTACGCCGAAGAGCTCGCCGAGGACGGCAG ACCCCACAAACCTTACATCCTCCTCTCGGGAGACGATGATGGCAAAATGTATATCCTGGACCCAGCAACGGAGGACCGGGCTAACTGGACTTACACGAAAAACATTTTGACCGACACCCAAAAAATGACAGTCG gaaAAATGGCTCACGGAGACATCGATGGAGACGGTTACGAGGAGGTCATAGTAGCCGGGTACACTGTAGGCGAAATATACGTCTACACCTATGCCCCTTAA